A single region of the Chionomys nivalis chromosome 5, mChiNiv1.1, whole genome shotgun sequence genome encodes:
- the Ivns1abp gene encoding influenza virus NS1A-binding protein isoform X3 has translation MIPNGYLMFEDENFIESSVAKLNALRKSGQFCDVRLQVCGHEMLAHRAVLACCSPYLFEIFNSDSDPHGVSHVKLDDLNPEAVEVLLNYAYTAQLKADKELVKDVYSAAKKLKMDRVKQVCGDYLLSRMDVTSCISYRNFASCMGDSRLLNKVDAYIQEHLLQISEEEEFLKLPRLKLEVMLEDNVCLPSNGKLYTKVINWVQRSIWENGDSLEELMEEVY, from the exons ATGATTCCCAATGGATATTTGATGTTTGAAGATGAAAATTTTATTGAATCTTCTGTTGCCAAATTAAATGCCCTAAGGAAAAGTGGGCAGTTCTGTGATGTTCGACTTCAG GTCTGTGGTCATGAGATGTTAGCACACAGGGCTGTCCTGGCTTGCTGCAGCCCGTATCTGTTTGAGATCTTTAATAGTGACAGTGACCCTCATGGAGTTTCTCACGTGAAGTTGGATGATCTCAATCCAGAAGCTGTTGAAGTCTTGCTGAATTATGCATACACTGCTCA gttgAAAGCTGATAAGGAGTTAGTAAAAGATGTTTATTCTGCAGCAAAGAAGTTGAAGATGGACCGAGTAAAGCAG GTGTGTGGAGATTATCTACTATCTAGGATGGATGTTACTAGCTGCATCTCTTACCGAAATTTTGCAAGTTGTATGGGAGACTCCCGTTTGTTGAATAAGGTTGATGCTTATATTCAGGAGCATTTGTTACAAATTTCAGAAGAGGAGGAATTTCTTAAGCTTCCGAGACTAAAG TTGGAGGTAATGCTTGAAGATAATGTCTGCTTGCCCAGCAATGGCAAATTGTATACAAAGGTAATCAACTGGGTGCAGCGTAGCATCTGGGAGAATGGAGACAGCCTGGAAGAGCTCATGGAAGAG GTTTATTAA